Genomic window (Chitinophaga parva):
TGTGCATTGATCCAGCGAGCTTCTTCCGTGCAGAGGAAGGCTACCACGCCGCCAATATCATCCGGCTCGCCCACGCGGCCCAGGGCGGTAACCCCTGCCACCATTTTGTTGGCCTGTTCATTATCCCGTACCATGCCGCCGCCAAAGTCTGTGGCAATAGCCCCTGGTGCCACCACATTGGCCGCAATGCCGCGGGCGCCCAGTTCCTTGGCCAGGTAACGGGTGTACACTTCAATGGCGCCTTTCATGGCTGCATAGGCAGAGAAACCAGGAGTGCTGAAACGTGCCAGGCCGGAAGAGATGTTGATGATGCGGCCTCCATCTGCCAGGATGGGCAGGCAGCGCTGGGTGAGGAAGTACACGCCTTTGAGGTGGATGTTCACCATGTCGTCAAACTGCGCTTCGGTGGTTTCTGTTACAGACGCATACACGCCTACGCCGGCATTGTTGACCAGGAAGTTGAACTTGTCTGCGCCAAAATTGCTTTGCAGCGTGGCTTTCAGGGTTGCTATAAAAGCGGGGAAGCTGCCGGTGTCACCCACGTTGAACTGCAGGGCGGCGGCTTTAACGCCGGTGTTCTCTATTTCCTTTACAACGGCTTCAGCCTCGTCTTTTTTACTGTTGTAGGTGAGCACCACATCAATGCCCTTGTGTGCAAGGGCGAGTGCCATGTTCTTGCCTAGCCCGCGGCTGCCGCCGGTAACCAGTGCGATCTTTCTTTGTGTTGCCATGTTATTGAGTTTTGATTTTGACAATACAAATGTGAAGCGAAATCCCGGTCAAAAATGTTCCAGACTTCAGTATTTGAAAACGGGAGGGGAACAGGTAAAAAGAAAGCGGAAAAAGTATTCCAGGCTTCAGTTTTTTTGAGCTTCCTGCAGCGACTTCCGGTATTGCAGCGGCGTCATGCCGGTCATGTTCTTGAAGAACTTCGCAAAATTGGACGGGGTACTGTACGTGAGGCGGTAGCCCACGTCTGCCACGGAAAGGGTTGTGGTGGCCAGCAGGCGGTATGCCTCGGCGATCAGGCCTTCTTCCAGGTGGTCGCACGGGCTTTTACCGGTGGTGAGCTTAATGGTATTGGTCAGGTGCACCGGGTGCACAAAAAGCAGGCGGGCCAGGTCGGCCGTGTGGTACGTCTTCTCCACGCTGTTGTTACGGATGTCCTGCAGGTGCTGGTCCACCAGGGCCAGGAACTGCTCCGTGATCTCGTCCTTGCGGGACAATACTTTTTTAGGAATAGAGGTGCTTGGCATATGGTAAAGTTAGCACAATTTACCCGCTGCCCCGCGGGCAGGATCGGAGGGGCGGATGGTGGTCAGCTGAGGCTTCCAACCCGCTCTTCATGGGCGGGTTGGGGGTTTTTGCGTACTTTTGCGGCGCATGAGAACATACCTGCGCCTATTCGATTTTTCCCGGAAAGTAAATTACAGAAACGAAATACTGGCCGGCTTCACGGTGGCCATGACCATGATGCCGGAATCGCTCAGTTTTGCGATACTGGCGGGTTTTCCGCCGCTGGTGGGGCTGTATGCAGCCTTCATTATGGGGCTGGTTACTTCCGTGCTGGGTGGCCGCCCGGGCCTGGTGTCCGGTGGGGCCGGCGCTACGGTGGTGGTGCTCATTGCCCTCATGAAGTCGCACGGGATCGATTATGTATTTGCCGCAGTGGCCATGGCGGGCGTGATACAACTGATCATCGGCATTTGTAAGCTGGGCAAATTCATCCGGCTGGTACCGCAGCCGGTGATGTATGGTTTTGTGAATGGCCTGGCCGTGATCATCTTCATGGCGCAGTTACAGCAATTTAAAGTGATGA
Coding sequences:
- a CDS encoding SDR family oxidoreductase, translating into MATQRKIALVTGGSRGLGKNMALALAHKGIDVVLTYNSKKDEAEAVVKEIENTGVKAAALQFNVGDTGSFPAFIATLKATLQSNFGADKFNFLVNNAGVGVYASVTETTEAQFDDMVNIHLKGVYFLTQRCLPILADGGRIINISSGLARFSTPGFSAYAAMKGAIEVYTRYLAKELGARGIAANVVAPGAIATDFGGGMVRDNEQANKMVAGVTALGRVGEPDDIGGVVAFLCTEEARWINAQRIEASGGMNL
- a CDS encoding helix-turn-helix domain-containing protein, with protein sequence MPSTSIPKKVLSRKDEITEQFLALVDQHLQDIRNNSVEKTYHTADLARLLFVHPVHLTNTIKLTTGKSPCDHLEEGLIAEAYRLLATTTLSVADVGYRLTYSTPSNFAKFFKNMTGMTPLQYRKSLQEAQKN